In one Sphingobium sp. MI1205 genomic region, the following are encoded:
- a CDS encoding heme lyase CcmF/NrfE family subunit gives MIAEAGLAALWLAAALALLQLILVGIGLAGQRSELLGAVRPVAVAQGLLVVTAFISLITLFIRSDMSVLLVATNSHSMKPWLYKFAGTWGNHEGSMLLWVAVMGAAGAAVALFERALRRDTHMATLGGQAAISLGFYAFLLFASNPFTRVDPPAADGQGLNPLLQDPGLAFHPPTLYLGYVGLSVAFSFAVGALLTRQVDAAFAGAMRPWVLAAWIFLTLGITAGSYWAYYELGWGGWWFWDPVENASLMPWLAATALLHSVTVLATRDALRAWTVMLAVIAFSMSMVGTFLVRSGILTSVHAFAVDPERGTFILVLLGLYIGGAFALFGWRVGAVREGAPFELVSRETMLVVNNLLLSVILGLVLIGTLYPLMTEAFGHKVSVGAPYFDRIAGPIALILMIVMAVGPLTRWRRDRLVDVSPRLAIPAVIALVVAATLATIAWGRIGVLPFFGLTIALAVGAASVAPLWKRNLRRTPLFTWGMVIAHLGCAVSLAGMACDSAFTVEKLAAVRPGDIVEAADWKLRLIQIAPVAGDNWTALQADMEVSRGGGSPVSLHPQSRFFASPPTTTTEAALLTRWNGQLYVVLGQEGNDGRWQLRVWWKPFVTLIWFGGALIALGGLLALLGRERRGWLLKWRARALAA, from the coding sequence ATGATCGCGGAGGCAGGGCTTGCCGCGCTTTGGCTTGCTGCCGCGCTGGCGCTGCTTCAATTGATATTGGTGGGAATCGGGCTCGCGGGGCAGAGGTCCGAACTATTGGGCGCTGTACGCCCGGTTGCCGTTGCGCAGGGTTTACTGGTCGTAACCGCGTTCATATCGCTGATCACACTCTTCATCCGGTCGGATATGTCGGTGCTACTGGTTGCCACCAACAGCCACTCCATGAAACCCTGGCTTTACAAATTTGCCGGAACCTGGGGCAATCACGAAGGCTCGATGCTGCTGTGGGTCGCGGTAATGGGTGCCGCGGGCGCAGCGGTCGCCTTGTTCGAACGAGCGCTGCGGCGTGACACGCATATGGCGACGCTAGGTGGGCAGGCGGCGATTAGCCTCGGTTTCTATGCCTTTTTGTTGTTCGCTTCCAATCCATTCACCCGTGTCGATCCTCCGGCAGCGGACGGGCAGGGGCTCAATCCGCTGCTGCAGGACCCCGGTCTCGCTTTCCACCCGCCTACGCTTTATCTGGGCTATGTAGGCCTCTCGGTTGCCTTCTCGTTCGCCGTGGGCGCGCTGCTGACGCGGCAAGTCGATGCTGCTTTCGCCGGTGCGATGCGCCCTTGGGTTCTGGCGGCATGGATATTCCTGACCCTCGGGATCACTGCGGGAAGTTATTGGGCTTATTATGAGCTGGGCTGGGGCGGCTGGTGGTTCTGGGATCCAGTGGAAAACGCTTCGCTGATGCCGTGGCTCGCTGCAACTGCGCTGCTGCATAGCGTGACAGTGCTCGCCACTCGTGACGCGCTGAGGGCCTGGACGGTCATGCTGGCCGTCATCGCCTTTTCCATGTCGATGGTCGGTACTTTCCTCGTCCGTTCCGGTATATTGACCAGCGTTCACGCGTTTGCCGTGGATCCTGAGCGCGGCACCTTCATCCTTGTGCTGCTAGGGCTCTACATCGGCGGCGCGTTTGCACTGTTCGGCTGGCGGGTGGGCGCGGTTCGTGAGGGCGCGCCGTTTGAGCTTGTCAGCCGCGAAACTATGCTGGTGGTCAATAACCTTCTGTTGTCGGTTATCCTTGGGCTGGTGCTGATCGGCACGCTCTATCCTCTGATGACAGAGGCGTTCGGCCATAAGGTTTCGGTGGGTGCGCCGTACTTCGACAGGATCGCCGGGCCGATCGCCCTTATACTGATGATAGTCATGGCGGTGGGGCCGCTCACCCGCTGGCGCCGGGACCGGTTGGTGGATGTATCTCCTCGTCTGGCTATTCCGGCGGTCATCGCTTTGGTCGTGGCCGCAACTCTCGCGACGATCGCCTGGGGCCGGATAGGCGTTCTTCCCTTCTTTGGGCTGACCATTGCCTTAGCGGTTGGCGCTGCCAGTGTCGCACCGCTGTGGAAGCGCAATCTGCGACGTACTCCGCTTTTTACCTGGGGAATGGTTATTGCCCATCTGGGATGCGCCGTCAGCTTGGCGGGCATGGCATGCGATTCGGCCTTCACCGTTGAAAAACTTGCGGCGGTGCGGCCGGGAGACATTGTCGAAGCGGCGGATTGGAAGCTGCGTCTGATACAGATTGCGCCAGTAGCAGGAGATAATTGGACGGCGCTGCAGGCCGACATGGAGGTAAGTCGTGGCGGAGGTTCCCCTGTGAGCCTGCATCCGCAGTCGCGTTTCTTCGCGTCCCCGCCAACCACCACGACCGAAGCGGCCCTGCTTACGCGCTGGAATGGCCAGCTCTATGTTGTGCTGGGCCAGGAAGGGAACGACGGGCGCTGGCAACTACGAGTTTGGTGGAAGCCATTTGTCACCTTGATTTGGTTTGGCGGCGCTTTGATTGCGCTCGGCGGATTGCTGGCGTTGTTGGGTCGTGAGCGGAGAGGGTGGCTTCTCAAATGGCGGGCAAGGGCACTCGCCGCATGA
- the ccmE gene encoding cytochrome c maturation protein CcmE, with the protein MKAKHQRLILALVAVLALVGAGLLAASALRDEAAYFYAPADVRAKGFEAGKAIRLGGMVVKGSLTRAADGVTIHFEVTDGKATVPAVFKGIAPDLFKEGSGVVAEGAFDSMGTFVATNLLAKHDERYMPRELEGLRYDEETREMKAER; encoded by the coding sequence ATGAAGGCGAAGCACCAACGACTGATACTGGCACTGGTAGCCGTTCTTGCCCTGGTCGGCGCAGGGTTACTGGCAGCATCCGCGTTGCGCGACGAAGCCGCCTATTTCTACGCACCCGCAGACGTTCGAGCCAAAGGGTTCGAGGCCGGCAAGGCTATTCGCCTGGGGGGCATGGTCGTCAAGGGAAGCCTGACGCGCGCGGCTGATGGCGTCACGATTCATTTTGAAGTGACTGACGGAAAAGCGACCGTCCCGGCGGTTTTCAAAGGCATTGCGCCGGACCTGTTCAAGGAAGGATCGGGCGTGGTGGCGGAGGGGGCGTTCGATTCCATGGGTACGTTCGTCGCGACGAATCTGCTAGCCAAGCATGATGAGCGCTACATGCCCCGCGAACTGGAAGGCTTGCGCTATGACGAAGAGACGCGCGAGATGAAGGCTGAGCGGTGA
- the ccmC gene encoding heme ABC transporter permease CcmC, with the protein MHRFANPTRFLKIARPLTVWLFWPGLALLLVGAGCGLFVTPADYLQGETVRILYIHVPAAWLGMGGWMGIAIAALMQLVWRHPLAAVAGRAIAIPGALFTAICLVTGSIWGRPTWGTWWEWDGRMTSMLVLFFLYLGYVALGNASSSQDRGGVSPVTAIFGLVGAVNIPIINRSVVWWNSLHQGPSITLRGSSIDGSLLWPLGLTLTGFSLLFAAIVLMRMRTILARNKVEARMQRLARG; encoded by the coding sequence ATGCATCGCTTCGCCAATCCCACCCGATTTTTGAAGATCGCGCGGCCGCTCACCGTCTGGCTTTTCTGGCCGGGCCTTGCTCTGCTTCTGGTTGGGGCGGGTTGTGGCCTGTTCGTCACGCCGGCCGATTATCTGCAGGGAGAGACCGTTCGGATTCTCTACATTCATGTGCCAGCGGCATGGCTGGGCATGGGAGGCTGGATGGGCATCGCAATCGCAGCGCTCATGCAACTGGTCTGGCGACACCCGCTCGCCGCCGTTGCCGGGCGCGCAATCGCAATACCGGGAGCGCTGTTTACGGCCATTTGCCTTGTTACTGGATCGATATGGGGCCGACCCACCTGGGGAACATGGTGGGAATGGGATGGCCGGATGACATCGATGCTGGTGCTCTTTTTCCTCTATCTGGGTTATGTAGCGCTCGGCAATGCAAGTTCGAGCCAAGATCGAGGCGGGGTCAGCCCGGTCACAGCTATTTTCGGGCTTGTCGGCGCGGTCAACATACCGATCATCAATCGTTCGGTGGTATGGTGGAACAGCCTGCATCAGGGCCCCAGCATCACTTTGCGAGGATCCAGCATAGACGGGTCCCTGCTTTGGCCCCTCGGCTTGACGTTGACGGGATTTTCCTTGCTGTTCGCGGCTATCGTCCTGATGCGGATGCGAACGATCCTGGCGCGCAACAAGGTTGAAGCGCGCATGCAGCGGCTCGCGCGGGGATAA
- the purF gene encoding amidophosphoribosyltransferase has product MDPLAPMFTTNPFDDDKLREECGIFGVIQAETASAIVALGLHALQHRGQEAAGITSWDGHDFHTHRAMGHVAGNFDRDEVIRGLPGNSACGHVRYSTTGETSLRNVQPLYAELNSGGFAIAHNGNISNAMKLRRELIRRGSIFQSTSDTEVIIHLVATSTYRTLLDKFIDALKQIEGAYSLIVTTPEGMIACRDPLGIRPLVMGQLGESTMFASETVAFDVVGAEHVRSIEPGELVIVTHDGQIRSHRPFGEVHPRPCIFEHVYFSRPDSIVDGSSVYSVRKAIGAQLAVENPVDADLVIPVPDSGVPAAIGYAQQSGIPFELGIIRSHYIGRTFIQPGDKVRHLGVKLKHNANRALIDGQRVVLIDDSIVRGTTSLKIVQMMREAGAKEVHMRIASPPTKHSCFYGVDTPERTKLLAHRLDVGGMQDFIHADSLSFISIDGLYKALGEAKRADIRPQYCDACFTGDYPTTLTDQDDVVVQNQLELLAERVV; this is encoded by the coding sequence ATGGACCCGCTCGCACCCATGTTTACAACAAATCCGTTCGACGACGACAAGCTGCGTGAAGAATGCGGCATTTTCGGGGTCATTCAGGCCGAGACCGCTTCGGCGATCGTTGCTCTTGGCCTTCATGCGCTCCAACACCGCGGTCAGGAAGCGGCAGGCATCACCAGTTGGGACGGCCATGATTTCCACACTCATCGCGCAATGGGTCACGTCGCTGGAAATTTCGACCGCGACGAAGTGATTCGCGGGCTTCCCGGCAACTCTGCATGCGGCCATGTCCGCTATTCAACGACCGGTGAAACATCCCTTCGCAACGTGCAGCCGCTTTATGCCGAACTTAACTCGGGCGGTTTTGCGATCGCGCACAATGGCAATATCTCAAACGCGATGAAGCTCCGCCGCGAGCTTATACGGCGCGGTTCCATCTTCCAGTCCACGTCAGACACCGAAGTCATCATTCATCTGGTGGCGACATCCACATATCGGACACTACTCGACAAATTCATCGATGCCCTGAAGCAGATCGAGGGCGCCTATTCGCTGATCGTAACAACGCCAGAGGGCATGATCGCATGCCGCGACCCACTAGGCATCCGTCCCTTGGTCATGGGCCAGTTGGGAGAATCCACGATGTTTGCCTCCGAAACGGTGGCTTTCGATGTGGTGGGCGCAGAACATGTGCGTTCGATAGAACCCGGTGAATTGGTCATTGTGACGCATGATGGTCAGATTCGCAGCCATCGGCCCTTTGGCGAAGTTCATCCACGTCCATGCATTTTCGAACATGTCTATTTCAGTCGCCCTGATTCGATCGTGGATGGCTCCAGCGTATATTCCGTCCGCAAGGCAATCGGCGCCCAGTTGGCTGTCGAAAATCCGGTCGATGCGGATCTGGTCATTCCCGTACCGGACAGCGGCGTGCCCGCCGCGATCGGTTATGCTCAACAATCGGGTATTCCCTTTGAGCTAGGGATCATCCGGTCGCACTATATCGGCCGCACCTTTATCCAGCCCGGTGACAAGGTTCGCCATCTCGGCGTGAAGCTCAAGCACAATGCCAACCGTGCGCTTATTGATGGGCAGCGTGTCGTCCTGATCGACGATTCGATTGTGCGCGGAACGACCAGTCTCAAGATCGTCCAAATGATGCGCGAGGCCGGAGCCAAGGAAGTGCACATGCGGATCGCAAGCCCGCCTACCAAGCACAGTTGCTTCTACGGCGTGGACACCCCGGAACGCACCAAGTTGCTAGCACATCGCCTCGATGTTGGCGGGATGCAGGATTTCATTCACGCTGACAGCCTGTCCTTCATCTCAATTGACGGCCTCTACAAGGCGCTTGGAGAAGCAAAGCGCGCCGACATCCGGCCGCAATATTGTGACGCCTGCTTTACCGGTGA